In a single window of the Neodiprion virginianus isolate iyNeoVirg1 chromosome 1, iyNeoVirg1.1, whole genome shotgun sequence genome:
- the LOC124300803 gene encoding ATP-binding cassette sub-family C member 4-like: MENTMKHSLKSPEETASFLNALCFGWTLPIFLKGAKRDLQITDLYDPLKSDESKGLGDRLEREWKKELAKAKEIPRLGEGSKKKKPKRQPSLAWALFRVLWVPYMVQGLCLFVLSVVLQPLQPVVQSWVISYFNPGENPITRSQVVLYATILVLLILSKVFIAQHAILRNQEIGMRVRVACCSMIYRKLLRLDLASVDKIATGRVANLISNDVARFDYVMNHLHYIWIMPLQFLVIGYVLWQFVGVIALVGIAVMIIQTMPIQFYVGRLTAKLRSKIAVKTDERVQLMGELISGIEVVKMYAWEKPFEQEVSKIRSLEVKLISISSYLSVILISITASSRKVSLFATLLTFILMGNQLTAEITFALATSFEILGVLCATKVRQAIIGASETKVSLRRITEFLLLDEVNHGKDIQSVPADKSRDALGETGPGVQMLLLDEGSSVEKIASAPNSQIQSIGNTSSKCNVEFEIIRVSANWVHGQLPATLFDLSTKVKSRTLSMLVGPVGSGKSSLLHLLLGELSVGAGKMSFFTTKNNTKTEINHSDISISYASQDPWIFAASIRDNIIFGQPYERDRYQEVTRVCALNEDFEQLPQGDLTYAGEKGATLSGGQKVRVNLARALYRDADLYLLDDPLSAVDSKVGNHLFKECIQGFLRDKTRILVTHQLQFLPEADSVIVINRGSVKYQGTYEELLHSGLNLLDTVKLEEFDAPKEDEEILEKTAEDRDPATVVNGNDESSELPESTETSSLDVKQEEVATGEMSNHVYKSYITAGGNMCTLITAAAAFVITQVSTNASEYWITYWTNQNAHRATFTLSNDSPSDAAISRNSTRYNHQQLDSTIESQWLDKHGLLRNNMAIYVYCILIATYILSMIFRNVFYFRICMNANRNLHNSMFANLLQATMRFFQTNPSGRILNRFSKDVGTMDEQLPITMLDALQIFTLTLGTFAMVSIVNPLTIIPLVIVGGLFYVIRIYYLRTAQNIKRLEGLAKSPVFSHISSTLDGLTTIRSQGGSVGKMLLHEFDSLQDRHTSAWYWIIATKTAFGFTLDLILCGLTTFVCFLFILMGKGNVLGGNVGLAISKCLTLGGMVQFGMQQSAAVISLFTAVERILQYTNLPNEGPFKTDKPPPDTWPSEGSLVFRDVSMRYVRNKPLVLKNLNVKINPGWKVGIVGRTGAGKSSLISALFRLTGDELEGEIILDEVDTKSIGLHELRPRISIIPQEPILFSASLRYNLDPFGEYSDAQLWDSLREVELGDAVRSLDFRVIGGGANFSVGQRQLICLARAILKNNRLLVLDEATANIDHGSDALIQNTIKRRFADYTVLTVAHRLNTVMDSDRVMVMREGRIVEFGHPHLLLQNPNGHFSRLLQQTGKKMTEKLTGIAESAYWTSPKSREDFTDIVIRNSENVITKL, encoded by the exons ATGGAGAACACGATGAAACACAGCCTGAAGAGTCCAGAGGAAACAGCGAGTTTCTTGAACGCGTTATGTTTCGG TTGGACGTTGCCGATCTTCTTAAAAGGAGCGAAGCGTGATTTGCAGATCACAGATTTGTACGATCCCTTAAAATCCGACGAGTCCAAGGGACTCGGTGACCGTCTCGAACG AGAGTGGAAGAAGGAGTTGGCGAAAGCGAAGGAAATTCCTAGGCTTGGAGAAGGcagtaagaagaagaagccgAAGAGACAGCCAAGTCTGGCTTGGGCTCTGTTTCGAGTCTTGTGGGTTCCTTACATGGTGCAAGGACTGTGTCTCTTCGTGCTGTCAGTGGTGCTACAGCCTCTGCAGCCCGTGGTCCAAAGCTGGGTGATCAGCTACTTCAATCCAGGCGAAAACCCCATAACCCGAAGCCAGGTTGTTCTCTACGCAACCATCCTGGTCCTTCTCATTCTGAGCAAGGTTTTCATTGCTCAGCACGCCATATTGCGAAATCAGGAAATCGGAATGCGCGTCAGGGTCGCGTGCTGTTCCATGATATACCGAAAG CTTCTGCGCCTCGATCTGGCCTCGGTTGACAAAATAGCTACAGGCCGAGTGGCCAACTTGATTAGCAACGACGTGGCGAGGTTCGACTACGTTATGAATCACCTCCACTACATTTGGATCATGCCGTTGCAA TTTTTGGTGATAGGATACGTGTTGTGGCAATTCGTCGGTGTGATTGCCTTGGTGGGAATAGCGGTGATGATTATCCAGACGATGCCGATCCAATTCTACGTCGGCCGCCTTACGGCGAAATTGAGATCCAAAATCGCGGTGAAGACGGACGAACGAGTGCAGCTGATGGGCGAACTGATTTCTGGAATAGAG GTTGTAAAAATGTACGCGTGGGAAAAACCGTTTGAACAGGAAGTGTCAAAAATTCGTTCACTGGAGGTGAAATTGATCTCCATCTCATCTTACCTTTCGGTTATACTCATCAGCATTACGGCGTCGTCGAGGAAAGTTTCTCTGTTCGCGACTCTGTTGACGTTTATCTTAATGGGAAACCAGCTCACTGCCGAAATCACCTTCGCACTCGCTACATCATTCGAAATTCTGGGGGTACTGTGTGCTACAAAGGTTCGCCAGGCAATCATCGGAGCTTCCGAAACAAAGGTGTCTTTAAGGAGGATCACT GAATTCTTACTACTGGACGAAGTCAACCATGGAAAAGATATTCAATCTGTGCCTGCCGATAAAAGCCGTGATGCATTGGGTGAAACCGGACCAGGAGTGCAAATG CTGCTGTTGGATGAAGGAAGTTCGGTGGAGAAAATCGCTTCAGCTCCGAACAGTCAAATTCAGAGTATCGGAAACACCTCGAGTAAATGCAATGTTGAGTTTGAAATAATTCGGGTTTCCGCTAACTGGGTTCACGGACAGCTACCAGCCACCTTGTTCGATCTCTCGACGAAGGTCAAGAGTCGGACACTTTCAATGCTTGTGGGGCCCGTCGGCTCCGGGAAGTCGTCCTTACTTCACCTGCTTTTGGGCGAGTTATCAGTTGGCGCTggaaaaatgtcatttttcacCACCAAAAACAACACCAAAACTGAAATCAACCATTCCGACATTAGCATATCATACGCTAGCCAAGACCCTTGGATCTTCGCCGCATCAATACGCGACAACATAATATTTGGCCAACCTTACGAGAGAGATCGATATCAAGAG GTAACTAGAGTCTGCGCGCTAAACGAAGACTTCGAGCAGCTGCCTCAGGGTGATTTGACTTACGCAGGGGAAAAAGGAGCGACTCTGTCCGGAGGCCAGAAGGTTCGGGTTAACCTGGCAAGAGCTCTCTACAGAGACGCCGATCTATACTTACTCGACGATCCTCTCAGCGCTGTGGATTCAAAAGTGGGAAATCACTTGTTTAAGGAGTGCATCCAGGGTTTCTTGAGGGACAAAACTCGAATCCTCGTCACCCATCAGCTGCAATTTCTTCCAGAAGCTGATAGTGTCATCGTTATCAATCGA GGTAGTGTCAAGTACCAGGGTACTTATGAAGAACTGCTTCACTCTGGACTAAACCTATTGGATACTGTGAAGTTAGAGGAATTTGATGCGCCCAAAGAAGATGAGGAGATTCTCGAAAAGACCGCAGAAGACAGG GATCCAGCTACAGTTGTGAATGGCAACGACGAATCAAGCGAACTCCCAGAGAGCACAGAGACTTCGTCATTAGATGTAAAACAGGAGGAGGTAGCAACTGGAGAAATGTCAAACCATGTGTACAAGAGCTACATTACAGCGGGTGGTAACATGTGTACACTGATTACAGCCGCTGCAGCTTTCGTTATCACGCAAGTATCAACTAATGCAAGTGAGTACTGGATAACATATTGGACGAACCAAAATGCTCACAGAGCCACGTTCACACTGTCAAACGACTCTCCTTCCGATGCTGCTATCAGCCGCAATTCTACCAGATACAACCATCAGCAGCTAGACTCGACAATCGAATCTCAATGGCTGGACAAACATGGACTGCTTCGTAATAACATGGCAATTTACGTTTACTGCATACTCATAGCAACCTATATTTTAAGTATGATCTTTCGTAACGTGTTTTACTTTCGAATATGCATGAACGCCAATCGGAACTTACACAACTCGATGTTTGCTAATCTGTTGCAAGCCACCATGAGATTCTTCCAAACTAACCCATCCG GGAGGATTTTAAACCGATTTTCAAAGGATGTCGGAACCATGGACGAGCAGCTGCCAATAACGATGCTTGACGCTCTTCAGATCTTTACCCTAACATTAGGCACATTCGCAATGGTGAGCATCGTGAATCCACTGACGATCATACCACTGGTTATCGTAGGTGGACTGTTCTATGTAATAAGAATTTACTACCTTAGAACGGCTCAGAACATTAAGCGACTTGAAGGACTCG CCAAAAGTCCAGTCTTTTCGCACATCAGTTCCACCCTGGACGGGTTGACAACGATACGAAGTCAGGGAGGATCGGTTGGAAAAATGTTACTGCACGAATTCGACAGTCTCCAAGATAGGCACACTAGTGCCTGGTACTGGATCATTGCAACAAAAACTGCGTTTGGATTCACCCTTGACCTGATTTTGTGTGGTCTGACGACTTTCGTTTGCTTCTTGTTTATTCTGATGGGCAAGG GTAATGTTCTCGGAGGCAACGTTGGGCTGGCCATTTCGAAGTGCCTCACCTTGGGCGGAATGGTTCAGTTCGGGATGCAACAGAGTGCCGCGGTCATCTCATTATTCACAGCAGTGGAGAGGATCCTCCAGTACACGAATCTGCCAAACGAGGGACCTTTCAAAACTGACAAACCACCTCCGGACACTTGGCCTTCTGAAGGCAGTTTAGTCTTCAGAGATGTCTCCATGAGATATGTCCGCAACAAACCGCTAGTGCTGAAG AACCTGAATGTGAAGATAAATCCTGGCTGGAAAGTTGGAATTGTCGGAAGAACCGGTGCTGGAAAATCTTCGCTTATATCAGCGCTGTTTCGTTTGACCGGAGATGAACTGGAGGGTGAAATAATACTGGATGAAGTAGACACGAAGTCGATAGGACTGCACGAGCTGCGTCCTCGCATCTCGATCATTCCTCAGGAGCCAATTTTGTTCTCCGCAAGTCTCCGCTACAACTTGGACCCATTTGGTGAATACTCGGACGCTCAGCTGTGGGACAGTCTCCGAGAAGTCGAACTTGGCGATGCAGTACGATCCCTCGACTTCCGTGTAATTGGAGGCGGAGCAAACTTCAGTGTTGGACAGCGCCAACTCATATGCTTGGCTAGAGCCATACTGAAGAACAATCGATTGCTGGTTCTTGACGAAGCTACCGCAAACATCGACCATGG CTCCGATGCTTTGATCCAAAACACCATCAAGCGGAGGTTTGCCGATTACACGGTGCTCACCGTGGCTCATCGACTGAACACTGTAATGGACAGCGATCGAGTTATGGTCATGAGAGAGGGTCGCATTGTG GAGTTCGGTCATCCTCATTTACTGTTGCAAAATCCGAACGGTCATTTCTCGAGATTGCTTCAACAGACGGGAAAGAAGATGACGGAAAAACTTACAGGAATTGCCGAGAGTGCCTATTGGACAAGCCCCAAATCCAGAGAGGATTTTACAGACATCGTCATTCGTAACAGTGAAAACGTTATAACGAAATTATAG